In the genome of Populus alba chromosome 11, ASM523922v2, whole genome shotgun sequence, one region contains:
- the LOC118044922 gene encoding ankyrin repeat-containing protein NPR4: MNRSILDVAVMYRQKKIFDFVKQQEIPFARLRRVVDNSNNSLLHQVADVKQNSGVTKPGPALQLQEELQWFEQVQEVIPDHYVPLLNDDGKTARECFEISHKEQLKKAQKWIKETSQSCSTVAALVATVVFAAAYTVPGGSDENGKPNFINSPYFVIFTVSDVVSLASSLTSLVVFLSLLTSPIELQDFHISLPRKLIVGFTFLFFSVITTMLSFGATILILIQSERKLTTLLLSIASFLPVLVFGIMQFRLYVSFMGSTLNILKIAWKAHSSSLVPCLPWGKKLRRED, encoded by the exons ATGAATCGGAGCATTTTGGATGTGGCCGTCATGTATCGCCAGAAAAAGATCTTCGATTTTGTGAAGCAACAGGAAATACCGTTTGCTAGACTACGTCGAGTTGTTGATAATAGCAACAACTCATTGTTGCACCAAGTTGCAGATGTAAAACAAAACAGTGGAGTAACCAAGCCTGGGCCTGCACTACAACTTCAGGAGGAGTTGCAATGGTTTGAG CAAGTGCAAGAGGTAATTCCTGATCATTATGTCCCGCTCCTGAACGATGATGGAAAAACTGCAAGAGAGTGCTTTGAAATTTCGCACAAGGAACAACTGAAAAAGGCACAAAAATGGATCAAGGAAACATCTCAGTCTTGTTCAACTGTAGCTGCACTTGTTGCTACTGTTGTCTTTGCTGCTGCCTATACTGTGCCCGGAGGTTCTGATGAAAATGGCAAGCCCAACTTCATCAACTCTCCCTATTTTGTGATTTTCACTGTCTCTGATGTTGTCTCCTTAGCAAGCTCTTTGACTTCCCTTGTGGTGTTTCTCTCTTTGTTGACCTCTCCGATTGAGCTACAAGATTTTCACATCTCTCTTCCTCGAAAACTTATTGTTGGCTtcaccttcctcttcttttctgtgATAACGACCATGCTATCCTTTGGGGCAACAATTTTGATACTCATTCAATCAGAGAGGAAGTTGACAACATTACTCCTTTCCATTGCTTCATTCCTTCCTGTCTTAGTATTTGGAATAATGCAATTCCGTCTGTACGTCTCATTTATGGGCTCTACATTAAACATTCTCAAGATAGCCTGGAAAGCTCATTCATCGTCTCTTGTCCCTTGCCTACCATGGGGAAAAAAGCTCCGTCGAGAAGATTGA
- the LOC118044924 gene encoding uncharacterized protein, producing MATINSSQSIFVSLPIFDGGNYDLWEKKMETLFRSQNLWDIVEKGFKEPENISTLEEAQRKELEVKKQKDASALYLIQQSLDNKFFSRIVGASTANDAWGILQKKFHGDSEIASEIEHDAPYGAAMKGDWQCMIKYCQEHFEKIHCPVTPSNDTVLHLAVYSKTEHPLKDLLEIMKKRELPLTETEFLKKRNKFGNTALHEATIYGKYEAVRLLVERCPELLSISNDFGETPLFTAAEFAETEIVEFLIRSKPGQCVDDNGRLLPTHSHRTVDELSILSAAIIGQKFETALLLLELDKSLASLKDKNQISTLQLLAEMPDAFESGFAMGIFERLIYRCLPVKHHHEVKSQVQTWCLANKRDLESGRGRNSGDLGSVSKRNQRGCILKYLKVPEVCWLKGIWDQKRKHVFALRFAESLIKEDKSLKEVQILKPNVYQHKLRCHH from the exons ATGGCCACCATAAATTCATCACAATCTATCTTTGTGTCACTTCCTATTTTTGATGGTGGAAACTATGatttgtgggaaaaaaaaatggaaacactCTTCAGGTCTCAAAATCTTTGGGACATTGTTGAGAAAGGATTTAAGGAGCCAGAAAATATCTCTACTCTAGAAGAAGCACAACGGAAGGAGTTAGAGGTGAAAAAGCAGAAGGATGCTAGTGCCCTTTATTTGATTCAACAATCACtggataataaatttttttctaggaTTGTTGGAGCTTCAACAGCAAATGACGCATGGGGTATATTGCAGAAGAAGTTTCACGGCGATTCTGAG ATAGCATCTGAGATAGAACACGATGCACCTTATGGAGCAGCCATGAAAGGAGACTGGCAATGCATGATTAAGTACTGTCAGGAACATTTCGAAAAAATCCACTGTCCAGTTACGCCCTCTAATGATACTGTACTTCATCTAGCTGTGTACAGTAAAACAGAGCACCCACTTAAAGATTTACTTGAAATCATGAAGAAAAGAGAATTACCTTTAACTGAGACAGAATTtctcaagaaaagaaacaaatttggaaatacGGCTCTTCACGAGGCAACCATCTATGGCAAATATGAGGCTGTAAGACTCTTGGTAGAACGTTGTCCAGAGCTGCTTTCGATTTCAAATGACTTCGGTGAAACCCCATTGTTTACAGCTGCTGAATTTGCTGAGACAGAGATAGTGGAGTTTTTAATCAGATCCAAACCAGGACAATGCGTGGATGATAACGGCCGCCTATTACCAACTCACAGCCACAGAACGGTAGATGAACTGTCCATCCTTAGCGCTGCTATCATAGGGCAAAAATTTG AGACAGCTTTACTGTTGCTAGAACTGGATAAATCGCTCGCCAGCTTGAAGGACAAAAATCAAATATCTACTCTTCAACTTCTAGCCGAAATGCCAGATGCTTTTGAGAGTGGATTTGCCATGGGCATATTTGAAAGACTCATCTACCGTT GCCTTCCTGTTAAACATCACCACGAGGTAAAATCACAGGTACAAACTTGGTGCCTGGCAAATAAGAGAGATCTTGAGAGCGGTCGG GGGAGGAACTCAGGAGATCTGGGGAGTGTCTCGAAGAGGAATCAAAGAGGCTGCATACTCAAATATTTAAAGGTCCCTGAAG TATGCTGGCTAAAAGGAATCTGGGACCAGAAAAGAAAGCATGTATTTGCTTTGAGATTCGCCGAAAGCCTAATAAAAGAAGATAAGTCATTGAAAGAAGTGCAGATTCTGAAACCCAACGTCTACCAGCACAAACTTCGATGTCATCATTGA
- the LOC140956145 gene encoding uncharacterized protein — protein sequence MRKICKVQWSVVVRDKDRGGLGIGSLIAKNKAMLFKWIWRLSLPGNELWKKMIFNKFKPVFENGFPIFSRRLSCIWRDITSLMTTTDSVSSALANNCRFVVGNGSLTRFWSDVWFDSSPLKVIYPRLYILTTKPNATIADMGIWEQGEWKWELAWRRQLFLFETEQGLELSRLRYGKKGVPPKVQSFLWLAVQNRLCTKDFLLCRNIIPIDQAFCIFCENEIETSNHLLLHCRPVWKLWMKFLDCWSIWLMRNKVIFNDGTATFEDIFSLILYRLSNWLKSADKFFMATGTTLIMGPEGIIDWSNTK from the exons atgagaaaaatttgcAAAGTCCAATGGAGCGTGGTTGTTAGAGATAAGGATAGGGGTGGCCTTGGGATTGGGTCATTGATAGCCAAGAATAAAGCAATGCTTTTCAAGTGGATTTGGAGGCTCTCTCTTCCTGGTAATGAGCTGTGGAAGAAGatgatattcaacaaattcaagccggtgtttgaaaatggtttcccTATTTTTAGTAGAAGATTGTCTTGTATCTGGAGGGATATAACATCCCTTATGACCACAACAGACTCTGTCTCTTCAGCTTTAGCCAATAATTGCAGATTTGTAGTGGGAAATGGCTCTCTGACTCGATTCTGGTCTGATGTTTGGTTTGATAGCTCTCCATTGAAAGTCATCTACCCTCGACTCTACATTCTTACCACTAAACCGAATGCCACAATTGCTGACATGGGAATTTGGGAGCAaggagaatggaagtgggagttaGCTTGGAGGAGACAATTGTTCCTCTTTGAAACTGAGCAG GGCTTAGAACTTTCAAGGCTTCGATATGGCAAAAAAGGGGTCCCTCCTAAggttcaatcttttctttggcTAGCTGTTCAGAATAGACTGTGCACTAAGGATTTCTTACTTTGCCGTAATATAATCCCAATTGATCAAGctttttgtatcttttgtgAAAATGAGATTGAGACTTCAAATCATCTTCTCCTCCATTGTAGACCAGTGTGgaaattatggatgaaattcttggattG CTGGAGTATATGGCTTATGAGGAACAAGGTAATCTTCAATGATGGAACTGCGACCTTCGAAGATATTTTCTCCTTAATTCTTTATCGCCTCTCAAATTGGCTCAAGTCTGCAGATAAGTTCTTCATGGCTACTGGCACTACTTTAATTATGGGTCCTGAAGGTATTATAGATTGGTCTAACACCAAATAA